A stretch of Myxocyprinus asiaticus isolate MX2 ecotype Aquarium Trade chromosome 42, UBuf_Myxa_2, whole genome shotgun sequence DNA encodes these proteins:
- the LOC127432866 gene encoding coagulation factor IX-like has product MVKIYPILICGVLLETWLSSAASVFLPRELAGSLLKRQKRFNTGRLEEMMKDNLERECIEERCSLEEAREVFEHLEQTRKFWISYIDGDQCQSSPCQNGGICKDEMSTYTCWCPAGFNGKNCELEMRKQCNVNNGGCMHFCFVDPIYGAVCDCADGYRLALDSRTCEPTGKYPCGRLGDIVGSLKTRSLTSAENGNLNFSVSHANTTDYNATEISPTDNTTETSPADPPAVYNTTTPRPMLENIISWAFFPTLPTIKNATKNVQRIVGGNEATPGEIPWQVVLMHKLNKMAFCGGSILNEDWVITAAHCIEERIGTFFIRAGEHDITKKEGKESDYDIAEYHIHPHYNTKKGLFNHDIALLKLQSPIQFSDYALPICLGSKDFTEKLLSSAPNSLVSGWGSLRYGGIESNTLQKVEVPYVDRTECKTSSTDKITRFMFCAGYTTAHKDSCQGDSGGPHATHYQNTWFLTGIVSWGDECAKDGKYGIYTRVSRYMYWISKITGIRIGHMSNNDKESMVQTL; this is encoded by the exons ATGGTGAAGATTTATCCTATTTTGATATGTGGTGTGCTGCTTGAAACCTGGCTCTCATCTGCAG CTTCTGTGTTTCTGCCAAGAGAGCTGGCTGGGTCTCTCTTGAAAAGACAGAAACGCTTTAACACAGGTCGGCTTGAGGAGATGATGAAGGATAACCTGGAGAGGGAATGTATTGAAGAACGCTGCAGTCTAGAGGAGGCCAGAGAGGTCTTTGAGCACCTGGAGCAAACC AGGAAATTCTGGATCTCTTATATCG ATGGAGACCAGTGTCAGTCGTCTCCCTGTCAGAATGGTGGGATTTGTAAGGATGAGATGAGTACGTACACCTGCTGGTGTCCAGCTGGCTTTAATGGGAAGAACTGTGAGTTAG AGATGAGAAAACAGTGTAATGTAAATAATGGAGGATGCATGCATTTCTGCTTTGTGGATCCAATCTATGGAGCAGTGTGTGACTGTGCCGATGGTTATCGACTGGCCCTGGACAGCCGGACCTGTGAACCTACAG GGAAATACCCATGTGGACGTCTTGGGGACATTGTTGGATCTCTTAAAACAAGGTCCCTTACCAGTGCTGAGAATGGAAATCTAAATTTCTCTGTCAGTCATGCCAATACAACAGACTATAACGCAACAGAGATTAGTCCAACAGATAACACAACAGAGACTAGTCCTGCAGATCCTCCTGCAGTGTACAACACTACCACTCCTCGTCCTATGCTGGAAAACATTATCTCTTGGGCTTTCTTTCCTACTCTTCCTActattaaaaatgcaacaaaaaatgtaCAGCGGATTGTTGGAGGCAATGAGGCAACACCAGGGGAGATTCCTTGGCAG GTGGTGTTAATGCACAAGTTGAATAAAATGGCTTTTTGTGGAGGATCTATTCTGAATGAGGATTGGGTCATTACAGCTGCACACTGTATTGAAGAAAGGATTGGAACTTTCTTCATTAGAGCAG GGGAACATGACATTACAAAGAAGGAGGGAAAAGAGAGTGACTATGACATAGCCGAATACCACATTCATCCACATTACAACACTAAAAAAGGTCTCTTCAATCACGACATCGCCCTGTTGAAGCTCCAGTCACCCATCCAATTCTCAGACTACGCTCTGCCCATCTGCCTGGGCTCTAAAGACTTCACAGAGAAGCTGCTCAGCAGCGCCCCTAATTCCTTGGTGAGCGGTTGGGGAAGTCTGCGCTATGGAGGTATCGAATCCAACACCCTTCAGAAAGTGGAAGTGCCCTACGTGGACCGGACAGAGTGCAAAACTAGCAGCACTGACAAAATCACCCGCTTTATGTTCTGTGCTGGTTACACTACAGCACACAAGGACTCCTGTCAAGGGGACAGCGGAGGACCCCATGCCACCCACTATCAGAACACATGGTTCCTCACGGGCATCGTTAGCTGGGGGGATGAGTGTGCCAAGGATGGAAAGTATGGCATCTATACCCGTGTCTCCAGATACATGTACTGGATAAGTAAAATCACTGGCATCAGAATAGGACATATGTCCAATAATGATAAAGAGAGCATGGTGCAAACATTATAA